TGAACATAATCAGAATTTTAAATTGCATGTGTCTGTTTATACTTATATCTGACTTCACTCCTGCAATGCAAAATAGAGTTGTCCATTGAGAACTTACATTTtttgaacacacagagagttcAGTTCAGGTAGTGAGATATTCTACACACTTATGTGTACACTCCATAGCACCATAAAGACAGATGATCATAACCAGGGCGTTTCCTGCAAACACATAGACCAATGTGGTGGTCCAGAAAGCCAACATGTACACACCTCTGTGACAGTAAGGCTCTGCAGCCATGACTAGAGATGCATGTGGAATGTTCAAGTGCGATGTGTCCGTGTTATTGAGAGCCATAGTTTGAATTTTCCAGTTGTTTCTAATCATCCAAGTGTGGTTGAGGTTTGGAAGGCTCTGTTTTTCTTGTGCAGGTGTAGTGAGAGCACTGGAAGAGGTTGTGTTCTTCTCATAATTAGGTGGATATATAGAGTAAATCTGGTAACTACCTgagagcacagagacacaaaatgaaTGTCACAAAAAATACGGCTAATCTTAAATATCGACTGTGGCATGAATACAAATTTTGCATGTGGAGATTTACCATAGAGTAACCACATGAAAAAGAAGAGGACCAGGATGACGATCCACCCGGGCCAGACGGTGTGACCTGGTGCTGCTTGACAGAGGAGCTTTGGCAGAGCAAACAGGGCCATAATCAGCAGAGCCCATATCCCAGAAACCATCACATATACTGGGATAACTGGTGCTACTGGACACTCATACATGTATATTGCTCCTGTTTAGAAAAAGAGGCAGACTGTTTATGTAGGGTTCGAGCTGAGcagattctttttctttttagttgGTACTGTAAGACCAGATGGAAAGATGACATGAAAAGTGTAAATACTGAGATTCCTACGTGCAAGGATGCCTCCAAACATgagtttttatttgtaaaaatgatgaaacATGCAGACACCCAACTGGTTTTGATTCCAGAAGATAAAACACATGAGTATCTCACTTACCTATAATGATCTGAACAACTGGGAAGGCAGTTACAAGGAGAATGGTGCATCCTACATGAGGATACAGAAAAAAGCTGACCTCAAGTATAAATAAATCTAGTAGCTGCCttgagatttgtttttaatagttACTTACCTGCCAGGAAAATGCTAGCACCAAACAAGTTACATAAACAGTTCCCTGTGAAATTTCCAGCCATGGTGCCACAAAATAACGGGCTAGAGTGAGGTGCTGTGATAGAGACAGGAGAGCTTCATCAGTAGGttcacacagctggactcaaccTTAAACTCTCTTGTACTGAGTGTCTCTTCAGTGTGTCACAAAAAAAGATGTGTTGAAGAAAGTCATTACAACACCTTGTGTAATCACAGATTTTCCTCTGTTGACTCAATATCCCACTGTGCTTTAAACCTACCAAGTAGTATAGGACTGAATAAAATCCATCAGAATCTACACATGATATTGACACAAAGTGACTTATTTTGTTCTACACTGTATAGATGAAAATAGCGCATAATTGTGTAACTTTCTTTCTAATGATAAATAAAATCTTTTATTGTACAGTTGAAGGTGTGCTGTCTGCTTCCAGCAATCTGACATCATGTGGTAAAGattgtgtttttcagtgatTCAGCCATGTTGACAGACAATTAAGTTATTTGAGTTCATGTGCAACTCAGGCAATTACACAGCAGTAACTGAGGCAGGGAGTGCACTGTGTCATACGATGcaaaacacatcagtgtgtaCATCTGTGGTTTCCCCTAAAATGGATTAAATACAGCCTGTTATTTGGGTACAAACCTATAATCTCAAGCTTGTTACTGACTAGAAGTGTTTATCGATCTACAGACAACATTCTGTGTGCATATTTGGAGCTCTGTTTCCGTGTGTTTATTAAGTTTATTGAGGTTATATTTATTGAGGTtgtatagcttctctgatcagctgaGCTAACAGAATTGTACAATggtttctaatcatcaattagccttttaacatgattagctaacacaatgtaccattagaacactgCCAATGGTGTGTTTACAGGTACAGGTGGGCTGGTTGGATGATAACCTAAAAAA
This region of Parambassis ranga chromosome 2, fParRan2.1, whole genome shotgun sequence genomic DNA includes:
- the LOC114431859 gene encoding uncharacterized protein LOC114431859 — translated: MAGNFTGNCLCNLFGASIFLAGCTILLVTAFPVVQIIIGAIYMYECPVAPVIPVYVMVSGIWALLIMALFALPKLLCQAAPGHTVWPGWIVILVLFFFMWLLYGSYQIYSIYPPNYEKNTTSSSALTTPAQEKQSLPNLNHTWMIRNNWKIQTMALNNTDTSHLNIPHASLVMAAEPYCHRGVYMLAFWTTTLVYVFAGNALVMIICLYGAMECTHKCVEYLTT